The following coding sequences lie in one Macrobrachium nipponense isolate FS-2020 chromosome 45, ASM1510439v2, whole genome shotgun sequence genomic window:
- the LOC135214119 gene encoding C-type lectin domain family 4 member M-like, with translation MKGCEAFSWNLTSGAATPCAIYATITGLVNTTGVTTYLSEIGLVVKEGFAINYGKILLPAPVGVAAMDYQTVVQWCISKGTTIFIPRNTEDWNFMVQMHVLRSYSHIWIPMTDIAVEGTYVWQDGTSTGNATYVTWGGGLVGSGNSNTSDCVAAHSGGANSLYVHADPCTFLYNGFVCVKK, from the exons ATGAAAGGCTGTGAGGCATTTTCATGGAATCTGACCAGTGGCGCTGCAACGCCCTGCGCTATATATGCCACCATCACTGGACTCGTGAACACCACTGGAGTTACGACTTATCTCTCAGAGATTG GCCTTGTAGTGAAAGAAGGCTTCGCTATAAACTACGGCAAGATCTTACTACCAGCTCCAGTCGGAGTCGCTGCCATGGACTACCAAACTGTCGTCCAGTGGTGTATCAGCAAGGGAACAACA ATTTTCATTCCCAGGAACACGGAAGACTGGAATTTCATGGTTCAGATGCACGTGCTGAGGTCGTATTCCCATATATGGATTCCCATGACTGACATTGCTGTGGAAGGCACATACGTATGGCAGGACGGAACAA GTACTGGTAACGCAACGTACGTGACCTGGGGTGGTGGACTTGTAGGCTCTGGCAATAGTAATACCAGCGACTGCGTGGCTGCCCATTCCGGCGGAGCAAACAGCTTATATGTGCACGCCGACCCTTGCACCTTCTTGTATAATGGATTCGTTTGTGTTAAGAAGTAG